Genomic DNA from Catellatospora sp. TT07R-123:
CCGCGGTTGGCGCGGACGACGCGGGTGTTGATCTCGGCGACCATCGCGCGTACGGCCGCCTCGCTCAGCTTCCTGGCCACCTTGTCCGGCAGGTCCTCGATGTCGCGGCGCAGCAGCAGCGTGGCGGGCAGCGCCCCGGCCAGGTTCTCGCGGCGGGCCAGGTCGCGCAGCCACCAGTCCTCGGGCAGCACCTCACCCGCGCCGGGCAGCGGCTTGCCGGTGCCGGGCAGGTCGTCGAAGTCGCCGCGCTCCTGCGCCTCGCGGATCTGCCGGTCGATCGCCGACTCCCAGGCGGGCCCCATGCCGTACCCCCGATCTCCTGCGCCTTCCCTGCGCCCAAAGTACCCGTTCGGGGTGAACCCGGCGCGGGCGCTTCCCCAACCGTTTATGAGAGATATACCGTGGAATTATGAATGACGAGCCCATCGGTGCCACCGAGCCGTCGGAGCGGCGGGTCAAGTCCTACAGCCTGCCGACCGACCTGGCCGAGTACGTCGAGCGCAAGGCCGGACGCCGGGGCGCGTCGGCGTACATCAGCAGCCTGATCGCGGCCGACCGGCACCGCGACCTGGTCCGCCGGGAGCTCGAAGACTTCGGGTACACCGGCGAGCTCGCGATCACCGCCGAGGGACGGGCCAAGGCCCGGCGCCGCCTCGACCGCCACGCCGCCAGCCGCGCCGCGCGCTCGGTCGGGGAGGCCGCGTGAGCATCGGCGTCGTCTTCGACACCAGCGCCCTGCTCGCCCACGTACGGCTGGAGCGCCTGTCGGCCGGAGAGCTGGTGGGCGAGGTGGCCGACAACGGCGACCTGGTCGGGGTGCCCGCCCTCGCCGTGCTCGACGCGCTGGCGCAGCTCAAGCAGGACGACCGGGCACGGCTGGAGCGGCTGGTCGACGGGGACAGCCACACCGTCGTGGTGCTGCCGCTCACCTCGGCCGACGTGCTGGAGGTGCACCGGGTCGCCTCGCTGATCGCGGGCGGGTGGGGCGCCGCCCAGGCGGTGGTCGCAGCCAACCGGCACGAGGTGCTGCTGGCCACGACCGCCCCGGCCGACCTCGGCATCGGCGTCGTCATCCACGCCGACGACGTCGACGTGCTGTCCTGAACTCTGCCGCCGAGCTCACTTCGCGCCGGGTCTGACCCGGAAGCCGAGCTGGTCGGTCGCGAACACCTCGCGCAAGGCCGTGATGACGAAGAAGCACACGTCCTGCCACGGATTGGCGTCCGCCTCCGCCTTGGCGATCTTCAGGGCCGTCTGGCTGGCGCCGTCGAGGTAGGCGTCCGCGCGAGCCTCTGGGATGTTGTCGGGTCGCGACACCATCATGTTGCACGAGCGGAAGCCCCCGGCCGGCCGGAGCGCCAGCACCGGCCAGTACCGTTCGACATACCCGCCGCCGATCGGCTTCCACGGACTGCGCGGTCCGCCCAGGCTGCTGGCACCGTCTTCTTCGGGCGTCTCGGGCACGAGGTCGGCCGACTCGCCGTCTTCCTGCCGCTGCACCGCCGCGCTGTCGCGTGTGCCGGCCGCCACAGCGAGATCAACGCACCTGCCGGGTGTCCACGCACCGCCCACCATCGCCGCGACGGCCCTGTTGCCCACCGCGCGCTGGAGCATGAGCAGCCGATCCTGGTCGGTAGCGGGTCGGACCCGGTGGTCCGCCTGGTGTATCGCCGGATCGGCCGAAGTCTCGACATGACACGCACGACCACCCACGAAACCACCATACGTTGGTACGCATGGAGAGTTCGCCGAATCAACGAGGTCACCGGCCGTTCCGCCCGGCACCGGCGGCGGGCCGCCCCGTGACTGCCCCGGAAAGCGGCTTGCGCCGACGGCCACCGGGCCGTGTAGTGTCCCTCGCATGCAGATCCGATTCAGCACGACGACGCCGGGACACCCCGGCGTGACCGCGTGTTGACCTGCTGACCCAAGTCATCCGTCGGCCCCGGGGCACCCGCCCCGGGGCCGACGCGTTTTCCCCGGACGTGTGCCCGCCGACGCGTACCCGAGGAGAGATCTCATGTCCCAGGCACCTGCCGACCACCGCAAACTCGGCCGCGAGCTGGAGCTCTACCACTCCGATCCGCTGGTCGGCGCCGGGCTGCCGATCTGGCTGCCGAATGGCGCGGCCGCCCGCCACGCCATCGAGTCCTACATCCGCGAGGCCGAGCGCCTGGCCGGATACCAGCACGTGTACTCCCCGCCCATGGCCAAACGGGAGATGTACCGAAGGTCGGGGCACCTGGCGAAGTTCGGCGACGACATGTTCCCGGCCATGGCCGAGGAGGGGCAGCCCGAGTCCGAGGCGCTGATGCTGCGGCCGAGCCTGTGCCCGCACCACGCGATGGTGTTCGGCGCGCGCGGACGGTCCTACCGTGAGCTGCCGCTGCGCGTGGCCGAGCTGGGCGGGATGTACCGGGCCGAGCGGTCCGGCGTGGTCGGCGGCCTGGGCCGGGTACGGGCGATCTCGCTGAACGACGCGCACGTGTTCTGCGCCCTGGACCAGGTCGGCGACGAGGTCGCCGCGATCCTGGCGATGATCCTCGACGCGCACCGGGCGCTGGGGTTCGCCGCCGACTCGTTCCGGCTGTCGCTGCGCGGGCAGGGCCCGGCCTACCTGGGTTCGCCGGCCGACTGGGACCTGGCCGAGGACCTGCTGCGGCAGGCGCTGCTCAAGGCGGGGATCGCGTTCGCGGAGGTGCCGGGCGAGGCGGCGTTCTACGGCCCGAAGATCGATATCCAGGTACGGGACCTCGCCGGGCGGGAGTGGTCGCTGTCGACCATCCAGGTGGACTTCGCCCAGCCGGAGCGCTTCGACCTGTCGTACGTGGACCGCGCCGGCGAGCGGGCCCGGCCGGTGATGGTGCACCGCAGCGTGGTGGGCAGCCTGGAGCGGCTGATGGCGCATCTGATCGAGGTGCACCAGGGCGCGTTCCCGGCCTGGTATGCCCCGGTGCAGCTCGCGGTGGCGCCGGTCGGCCCGGCCCAGGACGCGGCGGCGCACGGGCTGCGCGAAGCGGCGATGCGGGCGGGGCTGCGGGTGGAGCTGCTGCTGGACGGGTCGCTGGGCAACCGGATCCGGCTGGCCGCACAGCGCAAGGTGCCGTACCTGGCGGTGCTGGGAGCGCGGGAGGTCGCGGCGGGTGAGGTGTCCCTGCGCCTGCGCGACGGCCGCGAGCTCCCCGCCCGCCCGGTCGCCGAGGCCCTGTCCCTGATCAACGCGGTCGTCGCCGCCCACTCCCCCGCCCTCCTCCCCGCCTGACCCCGCCGGATCGCCCCCGCCCCGCCCCGGGCCTTCGGCCTTCGGGCCTCGGCCCTCGGCCCTTGGCCAAGTTGCCGGGCAATCGGGCGTATACGCGGCCCGTATACGCCCGATTGCCCGGCAACTTGCGAGGGGGGAGGAGGGAGAGGTCTCAGGCGGCGGCGGGCGGGGGGTCGGACAGTTCGACCTGGTGGATGAGCTGTTTGAGGTGGGCGATCTCGTCGCGCAGGGCGGTCTGGCCGGCCGCGGTGAGGGTGACCCAGGTGCGGGGGCGCTTGCCCTCGTACCCCTTCTCGATCTCGATCAGCTCGGCCTTCTCCAGCACCGTCAGGTGCTGGCCCAGGTTGCCGGCGGTCAGCTTCAGCGTGTCGCGCAGGAACCCGAACTCCACCTGCCGGGCCTGGTGGGTGATGGCCAGGATGCCCAGCCGGACGCGCTGGTGGACCACGTCGTCCAGGCCGTTGGTGGGGTGGTCGGTCATCACGCCCGGGCCTCGGCGTTCGGCCGGAACAGGGCGAAGGCGGCGGCGCCCGCCAGCAGCAGCGCTGCCGGGACGAGCAGCTGCGGCAGGAAGAACCACCGCGAGGTGGCGTGGATGAACCGGCTGCCGATGATCACACCGACGGCCAGGAAGCCCAGGCTGTACGCCAGCAGCAACCGGTGGCGCTCGACCCACGCGAGCACCAGCAGCGCCAGCCCGATCACCGCCATGGGGCTGGTCAGCGCGTTGACGAGCCAGCCCGCCGGTCCGATCTCGACCTCGCCGCGGTCGACGGCGAACACGTCGGCGGGAACGGGCAGCACCGGGTGGAACATCAGCCAGACCGACACGCCTGCCATCAGGACGGCGAGCACGACACCGGCGGTGATGTACGGACGGATCGCGGTGCCCACGCCGCGCCGCCGCGACTGCCGTACGTAGAAGGCCGCGATCGCCGCGTAGGCGAGCACCAGCGCGACAGTCCAGTAGGCGAGCACGGCCGGGTTGGGCGCGGGGCAGACCGTGTGGTCGGGCCGGGACTGGCAGCGGCCGAACACGTCGAGGTACGGGACGAACCGGTAGACGGGGATCGCGGCCAGGGTGACCACGGCGAAGACCAGCAGCGGGAACCAGGTGCCCCGCTGGGCGGCCCGGACCTGACGGGTCAGGTCGCGCACTGACGCGAGCAACTCTCGCGGGTTGTCCGCCTGGGGGACGGATTCGTTTGCCATGCAGTTAGCTTTGCATTACAGACCAGTCGGCGCAAGAGACCATTTTGGGGTATGCGCAGAGTCTGGCTCGCGACCGTGCCCGCCCGGAACGTTGCTAGTTGTACTGAATGAACCGGACGTAACACTCGAAAGGTGCCTCACATGAAGCGTGTCGTCGTCTACGGGTGCGCGGTGTGGGCCGCCCTGGTGGCCATCTCGCTGATCCTGCTGCCCGCCGAGGGCAAGCACGAGGCGCTGTACGAGTCGATCAAGCTGACCGTGCTGGTGGCGGCGGTGCTGGGCGCCACCATCCGGCACCTGTCCCACCGTCCGGCGATGACGCCCGTCGCGGCCGCGCTGGTGGGCGCCGCCTGGGCGGCGGTATGCGTCGCGCTGGACCTGGTGCTCTACCTCGCCGGAGCGTTCACCGTCGGGCTCGACGTCTACTTCACCGACGTGGCCTCGTCATACCTGGTGATGCCGGTGATCACCACGCTGGCCATGACCTGGCTGGAGTTCCGTGCGGCAGCACCCGCCGCGCCCGAATCCGAGCCCGCCGTCGCACTGGAGCCCGCTGTCGTGTCGGCACCTGCCCCCGTCGGCGGCGGGCCGGGTCCGGAGGAGCCGAATCACTACATCCCGGTCGGGCACTGCTGACCCACCCCTGGCGACCCACCCCCCTGACGACCGGCCCCCCTGACGACCCGCCCCCCGCAGCCGAGCCCGACGCTGGCGGGTCGTCCGAAGATCGCTGTTTGCGGTCAGAGGGTGTCCTCGGGCAGCGCCTTATGACCGCGGACAGCGATCACCCCACCAAGATCGTCAGCTGCGGCCAGAGTCTGGGGCGGGGCGGCGCGAACCTCGGGTCAGCCGCAGTCGATCAGGGAGTTGTGCACACGACACGCCGTCGAACACGGCCATAGGTTCATGATCGACGCCTCGGGAGGGGGCGGGGCCGGGGGTGGTGGAGGGGTGGGAGTGACCTGGGTCACAGGGGGGAGGACGGGGGGAACAACGGGGGTGGTGGCGAACTTGAGCCGAGCAGACTCAAGTAGCGAATGGCAGGTGTCTGATAATGACCACACTCCCCGTCCTCCCGCTCGACGACGCCGTTCTGCTGCCCAGGATGGTCGCGCAGGTCGCGCTCGACCCCGACGTCCAGGCCGCCGTCGACGCCGCGCGGGCTGCGGGCGACAAGACCGTGCTGGCCGTCCCCCGCCTCGACGGCGACTACGGCTCGTACGGCGTCACCGCGATCATCGAGAAGGTCGGCCGGCTGCCCAGCGGCGAACTCGTCGCGGTGATCCGCGGCGTGACCCGCGCGCGGATCGGCTCCGGCGTGCCCGGCCCCGGCGCGGCGCTGTGGGTCGAGGCCACGGTGGTCGCCGACCCCGAACCGGCGGGCAAGGCCCGCGAGCTGGCCCGCGAGTACAAGGCGCTGGTCACGTCGATGCTGTCCGAGCGCGGCGCCTGGCAGGTCGTCGACGCCGTCGAGCGGATGACCGACCTGTCGGAGCTGGCCGACTCGGCCGGCTACGCCCCCTGGCTGACCCTGGCGCAGAAGGTCGAGCTGCTCGGCTCCCCCGACGTCACCTCCCGGCTCGAACTGCTGGTCGGCTGGGCGCGCGAGCACCTGACCGAGCAGGAGGTCGCCAACAAGATCAGTAACGACGTGCGCGAGGGGCTGGAGAAGTCCCAGCGCGAGTTCCTGCTGCGCCAGCAGCTGGTCGCGATCCGCAAGGAGCTCGGCGAGGACGAGCCCGAGGGCTCGGCCGACTACCGGGCCCGGGTCGAGGCCGCCGATCTGCCGGAGAAGGTCCGCGAGGCGGCGCTGCGCGAGGTCGGCAAGCTGGAACGGGCCAGCGACGCCTCCCCGGAGACGGGCTGGATCCGCACCTGGCTGGACACGGTGCTGGAGATGCCGTGGGGCGTGACCACCCAGGACGACACCGATCTGGCGCAGGCGCGGGCGGTGCTCGACGCCGACCACACCGGACTGGACGACGTGAAGGACCGGATCCTGGAGTACCTGGCCGTGCGCAACCGGCGTGCCGCCAGGCACCTGGAGGTCGTCGGCGGGCGCGGCTCGGGCGCGGTGCTGGCCCTGGCCGGGCCGCCCGGGGTGGGCAAGACCAGCCTGGGCGAGTCGGTCGCGCGGGCGCTGGGCCGCAAGTTCGTCCGGGTGTCGCTGGGCGGCGTACGCGACGAGGCCGAGATCCGCGGCCACCGGCGCACGTACGTCGGGGCGCTGCCCGGCCGGATCGTGCGGGCGCTGCGCGAGGCCGGTTCGATGAACCCGGTCGTGCTGCTCGACGAGGTGGACAAGCTGGCCGTCGGCTTCGCCGGCGACCCGGCCGCCGCCCTGCTGGAGGTGCTGGACCCGGCGCAGAACCACACGTTCCGCGACCACTACCTGGAGGTCGACCTCGACCTGTCCGACGTGCTGTTCCTGGCCACCGCGAACGTGGTGGAGACCATCCCCGGCCCGCTGCTGGACCGGATGGAGCTGGTCACCCTGGACGGCTACACCGAGCGGGAGAAGGTCGCCATCGCCCGCGACCACCTGCTGCCGCGGCAGCTGGAGCGCGCGGGCCTGACCGCCGAGGAGGTCACGGTCGGCGAGGACGCGCTGCGGTCGGTCGCGGCCGAATACACCCGCGAGGCGGGCGTACGGCAGCTGGAGCGCTCGATCGGGCGCATCCTGCGCAAGGTCGCGGTCAAGCTGTCCGGCACCGACGAACCGGTGCACGTGTCCGAGGCGGACCTGAAGGAATACCTGGGCCGTCCCCGGTTCACGCCCGAGTCCGCGGAGCGGACCGCGACACCCGGCACGGCCACCGGCCTGGCGGTCACCGGCACCGGCGGCGACGTGCTGTTCATCGAGGCCACCTCGATGGAGGGCGAGCCGGGGCTGACCCTGACCGGGCAGCTCGGCGACGTGATGAAGGAGTCGGCGCACATCGCGCTGTCGTACCTGCGCGCCAACGGGCGCCGGTTCGGCCTGGACCCCAACTCGCTGGCCGGGCGCCGCATCCACCTGCACGTGCCCGCGGGCGCGGTGCCCAAGGACGGCCCCAGCGCCGGTATCACCATGGTGACCGCGCTGGCGTCGCTGGCCTCGGGCCGGCCGGTGCGGCCGGAGGTCGGCATGACCGGCGAGGTGACCCTCAACGGCCGGGTGCTGCCGATCGGCGGGGTCAAGCAGAAGCTGCTGGCCGCGCACCGGGCCGGGCTGACCGAGATCGTCATCCCGGCGCGCAACGAGCCCGACCTGGACGACCTGCCCGAGGACGTCCGCCGGGAGCTGAAGATCCACGTGCTGTCCGACGTGGCCGATGTGCTCGCCGTGGCGCTGCGCCCGGTGCAGGACAGCGGCGAGGTCCCGGCCGGTCCGCGCCTCGCGACGGTCTGACCGGCGATACCGGAGGGGGCGTTCCGCTGCGGCGGGGCGCCCCTGTTCGCGTACGCGGGTCAGAGGGCCGGTTGCAGGTCGGTGCTGACGCCGATGCGGTTCCACAGGTTGATCGCGCCGATGGCCAGGATCAGGTCGGCCAGCTCCTTCTCGCTGAAGTGGGCGCGGGCGCCGTTCCACACCTCGTCGGACACGCCGTGCTCGGCGATGCGGGTCACCTCGTCGGTCAGCGCCAGCACCACCCGGTCGCGCTCGTCGAACGGGAACTCCCGCCACGCCGACACCCCGAGCACCCGGCGCACGTCCTCACCCGCCTTGAGCAGGTCCGTGCCGTGCTGGTCGACGCAGTAGCCGCAGCCGTTGACCATCGACGCGCGCAGCTTGACCAGGTTCAGCAGCCGGGAGTCCAGGTTCGCGTGCAGGTACCGCTCCAGCTCGAACAGGATCCGGTAGCCGTCCGGTGCGACCTTGCCCAGGTTCATCC
This window encodes:
- a CDS encoding DUF1992 domain-containing protein, which gives rise to MGPAWESAIDRQIREAQERGDFDDLPGTGKPLPGAGEVLPEDWWLRDLARRENLAGALPATLLLRRDIEDLPDKVARKLSEAAVRAMVAEINTRVVRANRGLLNGPAVVLGLVDADQVVRDWKARRRAR
- the thrS gene encoding threonine--tRNA ligase — translated: MSQAPADHRKLGRELELYHSDPLVGAGLPIWLPNGAAARHAIESYIREAERLAGYQHVYSPPMAKREMYRRSGHLAKFGDDMFPAMAEEGQPESEALMLRPSLCPHHAMVFGARGRSYRELPLRVAELGGMYRAERSGVVGGLGRVRAISLNDAHVFCALDQVGDEVAAILAMILDAHRALGFAADSFRLSLRGQGPAYLGSPADWDLAEDLLRQALLKAGIAFAEVPGEAAFYGPKIDIQVRDLAGREWSLSTIQVDFAQPERFDLSYVDRAGERARPVMVHRSVVGSLERLMAHLIEVHQGAFPAWYAPVQLAVAPVGPAQDAAAHGLREAAMRAGLRVELLLDGSLGNRIRLAAQRKVPYLAVLGAREVAAGEVSLRLRDGRELPARPVAEALSLINAVVAAHSPALLPA
- a CDS encoding transcriptional regulator, whose product is MTDHPTNGLDDVVHQRVRLGILAITHQARQVEFGFLRDTLKLTAGNLGQHLTVLEKAELIEIEKGYEGKRPRTWVTLTAAGQTALRDEIAHLKQLIHQVELSDPPPAAA
- the lon gene encoding endopeptidase La — encoded protein: MTTLPVLPLDDAVLLPRMVAQVALDPDVQAAVDAARAAGDKTVLAVPRLDGDYGSYGVTAIIEKVGRLPSGELVAVIRGVTRARIGSGVPGPGAALWVEATVVADPEPAGKARELAREYKALVTSMLSERGAWQVVDAVERMTDLSELADSAGYAPWLTLAQKVELLGSPDVTSRLELLVGWAREHLTEQEVANKISNDVREGLEKSQREFLLRQQLVAIRKELGEDEPEGSADYRARVEAADLPEKVREAALREVGKLERASDASPETGWIRTWLDTVLEMPWGVTTQDDTDLAQARAVLDADHTGLDDVKDRILEYLAVRNRRAARHLEVVGGRGSGAVLALAGPPGVGKTSLGESVARALGRKFVRVSLGGVRDEAEIRGHRRTYVGALPGRIVRALREAGSMNPVVLLDEVDKLAVGFAGDPAAALLEVLDPAQNHTFRDHYLEVDLDLSDVLFLATANVVETIPGPLLDRMELVTLDGYTEREKVAIARDHLLPRQLERAGLTAEEVTVGEDALRSVAAEYTREAGVRQLERSIGRILRKVAVKLSGTDEPVHVSEADLKEYLGRPRFTPESAERTATPGTATGLAVTGTGGDVLFIEATSMEGEPGLTLTGQLGDVMKESAHIALSYLRANGRRFGLDPNSLAGRRIHLHVPAGAVPKDGPSAGITMVTALASLASGRPVRPEVGMTGEVTLNGRVLPIGGVKQKLLAAHRAGLTEIVIPARNEPDLDDLPEDVRRELKIHVLSDVADVLAVALRPVQDSGEVPAGPRLATV
- a CDS encoding carboxymuconolactone decarboxylase family protein, whose protein sequence is MSERMNLGKVAPDGYRILFELERYLHANLDSRLLNLVKLRASMVNGCGYCVDQHGTDLLKAGEDVRRVLGVSAWREFPFDERDRVVLALTDEVTRIAEHGVSDEVWNGARAHFSEKELADLILAIGAINLWNRIGVSTDLQPAL